From the Candidatus Desulfatibia profunda genome, the window TGGAATCCGGGTTTTAAGATAAGGTCCCCGGCCGTGTCTGGCATAAGGGTCGGTGGCTGGGGCCTGGGGGTGAAAACGATCCAGGCAGTCTGCGTAGGAGACATTGAACCCGTGATGTTTTAGAATTGCGGCCAGATAAAGAAGCCCCATGGGCTTGGCCCAGAAGTCGTAAGCCGCAAAGTCATGTATCCAGGGATTGACCAGCAGAATATGGGGTGTGTCGCGTTTCACAGGATTAGTTTATATAAACCGGATATTTAATACTTTTCTTTTCGATTTTTTCATTAAATGTTCGGTTTAGTCGTCTTCATCAGTTGATATATACTGCATGGAAGTCTTTTTTAACTCTTTGCGGCTGAAAAGCACGGTGTAGGTGTCTATTGAAGTTTCAGCCGCCAGGCGGCCGACGATTTCCAGACACGATGCTTCATCGCCGGCATGAACCATGGTATAAAGGTTATACGGCCAGGCTTTGTTGGGGTTTCGCCGGTAACAGTGGGAAATCTCCCTGAACGTTGCCAGTTTTTCTCCGACTTCGTCGATACGGCTTTCTTCAACCTGCCAGGCAACCATGGCA encodes:
- a CDS encoding Lrp/AsnC family transcriptional regulator, producing the protein MLTELETKIIASIQDDIPVTERPYLEIAQKLEITEETLLATLKDLTAKGVIRRFGATIRHQKSGFASNAMVAWQVEESRIDEVGEKLATFREISHCYRRNPNKAWPYNLYTMVHAGDEASCLEIVGRLAAETSIDTYTVLFSRKELKKTSMQYISTDEDD